The genomic DNA TTTATATGGTGATTAATTAGTTTCAGGCGCTCGCTCCACCTCTTCTGAGGGTTGAAAGAGCAGCGTTAAACTATAGAGTGCACTCAAACCAACAATGGCATAAATGACTCGAGCTAAGGCACTATCTTGTCCACCAAAAATAGCGGCAACTAAATCAAAATCGAAAAATCCAATTAATCCCCAGTTAATACCACCTATGATAACTAATGCTAATGCCGTTCGTTGAAGACCACTCATTGGAGCCCCTCCTTTTCTTTAAAAATCGTACTCATGATTAGTTTCTCGCTGTCTGAAATAAAATATACAGGTTGCATTTTTCTTTACAATGATAAAGTGTGACCATCATAATAGATGAGACAGGAGGTATGATGTTATGGATACATTTGTTTGGAACAATCCGACGAAATTAATTTTTGGCTATGGTCAAA from Tuberibacillus sp. Marseille-P3662 includes the following:
- a CDS encoding DUF378 domain-containing protein; protein product: MSGLQRTALALVIIGGINWGLIGFFDFDLVAAIFGGQDSALARVIYAIVGLSALYSLTLLFQPSEEVERAPETN